The Terriglobales bacterium genome has a segment encoding these proteins:
- a CDS encoding polysaccharide lyase family 7 protein: MSRPKMIKVFVCAVTIAACILATNAFAGLTTGWTQDPLTFKVQWPFNVPESSRFTLTNGVYHFVVFSNDKPFAPGNTTKPRTEMRFDDYTSGQHQYSADLMVPSGTGGVDLMQIHTGNAQSPKFGATTLMLFFEVSNGGSLHLYSGTQLASNLYNKWFHLNVIHDTKTGLMTVYINGTLVLTRHDNGAGDFYMKTGVYAQNGETKKMEVFIKNLTLWSK, translated from the coding sequence ATGTCGAGACCAAAGATGATCAAGGTGTTCGTGTGTGCGGTTACGATTGCCGCGTGCATACTGGCAACAAATGCCTTCGCTGGGCTCACCACAGGATGGACCCAGGATCCGCTGACCTTCAAAGTGCAGTGGCCGTTCAACGTGCCGGAAAGCTCGCGGTTCACGTTGACCAACGGGGTCTACCACTTCGTGGTTTTCAGCAATGACAAACCCTTTGCCCCAGGGAACACAACCAAACCGCGCACCGAGATGCGCTTCGATGATTACACCAGCGGGCAACATCAGTACTCCGCTGACCTGATGGTGCCAAGCGGTACTGGCGGCGTGGACCTGATGCAGATCCACACCGGCAACGCCCAGTCTCCCAAGTTCGGTGCTACCACTCTCATGTTGTTCTTCGAGGTCAGCAACGGCGGCTCATTGCATTTGTACAGCGGCACGCAGCTCGCCAGCAACCTATATAACAAGTGGTTCCACCTGAACGTTATCCATGATACGAAGACCGGGCTGATGACGGTTTACATCAATGGAACGCTCGTGCTCACCAGGCACGACAATGGCGCGGGCGACTTCTATATGAAAACCGGCGTCTATGCGCAAAATGGCGAGACCAAGAAGATGGAAGTCTTTATTAAGAACCTGACGCTCTGGTCGAAGTAA